The genomic stretch CAGGGCAGATCTACgcaaaacaatgaaaaggaaaaggggactTCAAGATTCAATGCCGTTACAAATTTACCTGCCTTGCTCTGGCATGATTTGCCATGCTATGGAGAGCTAATTGGTGGGCAGGAGAGACTGGGTCTGCCTGCCCGGACTTCCCCCCGCTTCTCTGTCTCACACACACACGGCCTCCGTGCGTGCACACACGCTACGCCCAATGACATGCGGAATCACAAGGAGGGATTATCCAGGAGCAAGAGGCGGAGGGAGAGCTGTGGTGAAGTGTGGAGTGAAGCATGTCAGCTCTGAGCTtggtgggaaggcagcagggcACTGAATCACGGCGGGGCTGTGCTGGGTGGGATGGGACTGAGCCCCAGTGGGGTTGCCACCCACCCCGAGGTGCTGCtctgggggctgccagccccgGCTGGTGGCCACAGGGACAAGGCTGCGTCGAGGGGGCGGCCACAGCTGCGCGGGCTGCGCCGGTGCCTAGCAGCGCtttcccagggcagggagggcatCCCCGGGCGGAGGGCTGTGCCAGTGTGCAGGGCCGAGGGCGGTGGTGTGGGCACCACCTGCAAACCCTCACCGTGGAGCAGGTCCAGCCGTGGCTCAGCCACGTCCTGCCAGAGAGGGGTTCAACAAAAGCTCTGGTAAGCCCCTAACCAGAAAACGCCATATACTCCCTCAGTCTGCATcgttccttccttccttcccccaggAGCCTCTGCCAAAAGCCTGATGTCCTCCTTCTGGCACCCGCTCAGCCATGcagacagggatggggggggtaaATATTTGGTTTGCCCTCTTAAAACTGCCAGCTGGGTCGAGGCgaaagggaaggagagctcCGGGCACCACTGCCCTGCGTCCTCTGCCGCTCTGCCTCTCTCCGTATGCAGGCAGATCTCGCagtttcaacaggaaaaaaaacatgttttgattCAAGTGGCACGTGAAGCGCTCTGCGCTGCCCGTTCCCCGCGGTTTGCATGGGTGCGTGGCTGCTCGGTTTGGTGACAGCAAACTTTGTGTCACTAACAGGGAGAAAACAGGGAGGTCTGAGCCCAGTGGGGCAGGGCGGGCGAGGAGCAGGCTGTGCAGACGTGGCCAGGCGCGGGGCTGCTGTCGCTCCTCAGGCAGCTGTTGTTTTTCCGCTGCCTTTGTGCAAAGGCACAGCTGGATTCCGCGTGAGCGGAGGGCAGGGAGCGGCGCCTTCATGCCTTGAACTCTGTGGTCTGAAGGCGTAAGCCGGGGAAAACGGCAAACCCTTTGCAATGTTTGCTCTTCTCGCTTTATTTCAGCTTCTTGAAAAAGTGGGTGGGCCAGCTCgaaacaacccaaaaaacctGTGGCGCTTCGCAAAGCATATGCTTCCTTGGAGGAGACCTGGGCTCATTTGCACTCCGGaatgctgtgtttgtttttcgAGCAAGGACACTGCCAATCCTGATGGTTAACTCGTGCGGAGATAAGTTTGAGCGTGTGGAAGTGTGTGAATTTGGGGGATTGagttagaaaaacaaagaacataTGTGTGCTGTGTGCTTGGCTTGGCGAAAAAGCGACCTCTGCTGCACTAAGCGTGAGAAGCCAAAAGCTGAGCACAGGACTGGAAACAACGTCTGTGGCCAAGCGGGGCCCCAGCGCTGGCCCGCTTCCTCGGGTGGCTGtggagggctggaggggactgcaggagagcagggagcGAAGCCTTTGGTGGGTGCCGGAGCTGCAAGATGTTCGCTTCTGTTAGTGCTGGCAAAACACGcccaggcagccagcagcatgGCTGTGGTGTTTTTGAAGCTTCTCTGGAACCGGGGCCGGGGGGTCGGACCCTCTCACCgttgcaggcagggctgcccgtGCTGTAAAGCACCTTGCCAGGCATCAGTGGGACAGCTCACGCGTGACGAGGGACTGGGGCCACAACCGAGGGCTGTGGGGCGTGGGTGAGAAACGCTGCCTTCAGGAGTCCCAGGGCTGCCCGCTGCAGGAGGGGAGTGTGCGTGGGGTGAGCAGGAAAGCGAGAGGGTTCCCATGCGCCTTGGCTGGGGTGGCAGGGctcagggcagggcagggacgGTTGTGAATAATGTGAAGTCCCCCGAGTAGGTTCTCCAGGGGATGtcactgagctgctgctgcaataGTAGTTGaataacagcaaaagaaacaatagAAATCTAATGATTTGTTCACAAAATAAAGGCATCATTAATACCCTACAAGAGCCAATTCATACTGTTCATCTAGCAGTGGCAAGCACTGTATTGCCTCTCCTTGTGTGCATACAACACCCTCGTGTTGGGTAATGACACTGATTTTGCACTGGCAGCCTCAGCAGTAAAGAGATAAAGGATGTGAGGTAAAGGACATAGGAAAATCGGCAACTAGAAGTTACTGTTTCACCAGCTGTTGGGTTCTTTGTACATGTTTCTGAGACCTGGTAATTATCCAGAATTACGTGCCTCAGCAAACGAGGGGGCTTGTCTGGGCGCAGGCAGCCAGCGGCACACTCCAGCGCGGCGTGGCAGCGCAGCCCCACGCTACACAATGGTGGCGGCAGCTGTGGGCCAGTGAAATTAAACCCTCTGGCGTTCGGATGAAACGCGTTGACTTCAAAATGACAAGAtgtggaagggaagggaaggacgTGAGTTATCATGGGAGGCAACTTGTTCCGATGAATAAATGGGCTTCTGGAAACATGCTCCCCGTGTTGGCGGGGCCGAGCGCAGTGCAGGAGGCCGCTTCCTCCACAGACGCGACAGGAGCTGGCTCCCGAAGGCAGCGCTGGAGACCGGCCGCCGAGCGGaatgctgctggggctggtttTGGCAGGCTGGTGGGCGCCGCTGAGCCCACTCCATGCGTGCCGTTCCCGGGCACCTTCGCAGCACAAACTGGGAAGGGGGGCCGcggcaggagctgggggaccCTGGTGCCCTGAGGAGCCAGCCTGGGGCAGCTGAGCTGCCTCTCCGCCCCCGTCACTGGCTGCCCAGGTGGGCTGGGGCGGAGGTTGCATCCGAATCAGGTCAAGCTCTGGAGGGGCTGAATAGCAGCACGCCAGGGATCTGCATCCATCAGCTAGCTGAATTCCTGCTCTGTTGAGGGCCCCTTTCTTATCGGCACTAATCCAgcgcagcagctgcagcagctccgtAGCGCTTGGTGCTATCAGTGCTGTGCAGCGTGCCCGATAAccccccttcctctcctgtgCCAGCAGCAAGCCCTCTTTGCATTCCCGCACCATGTATGGCCACCGAGCCCTATCGCCGGGGCGCTTAGCGACTGCCTGACGgcagcaaaacacaaacaagcagAGCCCTGTGTGCGGGCAAGCCACGGGTGGCTGGCAAGGCAGCACCCAACCTGCCCCTGCACTCCGGAGCTCCTGGCTTGCTCCCTCGAAGGAAGCGCGTCCACCAAGCCTGCTCCGTCCTGGCAAGAGGCATCGCAGCCAGCGGGAAGGGGTAGCTGGGTGCGCACGGTGCCCTGTGCCAGCTGGCAGGACGGAGAGCAgccgctcccccagcccctgcccatcACGACGCTTCGGGGCCAGTTAATAGGTACCATgtgtgctggcagagcagcagtgcctgGCACTGGCTGGTCCCAGCAGCCAGGGTGCCCATCCCAAATGGGTGCAGCAGCTTGGGGCATGGAGATGCGCACCCCTGCCCGAGCTGGCAGGGAGCATCACAGCCCGGCCACAGCGTTGTTACACCCAGGCTGGCATACCTTGGAGAAGGGTCCATGCTCTGGCCGGGTGCCTCTGCACCAGGGCAACGTTTTGGTGCTTGTGAAGGGACGGGGACAGGCTCAGCTATGAGAGGGGACTGAGGGAGTATTTAAGGTCTCTCCTCACTGCTGTAGGTTAGTGTGGGAAGCCGGGGGGGGCAAGCATGGCTGTGAGCTCATGTCCCACCAGGGCTGCTGGCCTCATTGTAGGAATGTGCCATAATTGCTATGCTAATTGGGACAAATTAAAGTATGCTCTGGGTGAAGGACACGGTATTGACCTTGATGGAGAGATCACAGCCCTCGTGCTGGCCCCATTGCCTGCAGTGCAGCCTTGCGACTGCACAGAGATCCATGCCAGGAGCAGAGCCAGTGGTGCAGAGGTGCCTGAAAATGTGCCGCAGTACCCCACAAAAAGTCCATCCGTCTGTCTGCTCAAacctttcccctcttttctgcCTGCGAGACGCCATGTCCCCACTGGGCTGGGCACAGCTATGGCCCTAGGTATCGTGGCCAGGCCCCTGGGTGTTTCCTGGGGCCAgcctggctccttctcccacagcgTGGGCTGCAAGGGCTGTGCAGTCCTGCCTGCCCGCACAGTCGGGCATGGGTTGCCCATAGTTGTGCACCCCAGTCCCATCACGGTGCCCTCCGTCAGCCATCTGGGTGCTGAAGCCCACTTTTCCCCTCTCTCGCAGCGGCCATGGAGGCAGTGCTGATCTTCCTGTGCTCTCTGCTGGTGCCGGCGGCTGTGGCAGACGGTAGGTGCCAAGTGCTTTCCGCATGCAAGGTGGGTCACAGGGGCACGGGAAAAGGCTGCAGGGTCCTGGCAGACAGCCGCTACTTCGATCCAGGGGAGGCTGGAGCGGGCCgtggggcagcagcagtgcctgtgCCAGCGGGGGGGCcgtggggagctgcaggggctCCACCGGCAGGTTCGCTCACCTTGCACCCTTGTCTGCTTATTTCCAGTGGCCACcccagagaaggaggaggaccCCTTTAACTATGGTGAGCATCGCCATGCATGAGGATGGGCGTGCTGGTGGGGGACATGCGTGCATGTACGATGGGGAGTGAAAGAGGCCGCCCCCTTCCCTGAAGCCAGCAGGAACAAGCCCCTGTGTCTCCTCCCCCCAGATTACCAGAGCCTGAGGATCGGGGGGCTGGTGTTTGCCGTGGTCCTATTCACCGTTGGCATTCTCCTTATACTCAGTAAGTTGGGGACCATGCGGTTGCTGGGCTTGTGGGCCAGGGCACTGGGGACCGTTCTCGTGGGGGGGCAGCCATTGGAAAAGGCGTGGCCCATTCCCACTTTGGCCATGCTGATGGTGTTTCTCTCCCCTTGCAGGCAGGAGGTGCAGGTGCAGTTTCAACCAGAAGCCCAGGTGAGTGAGGGCAGCCTGGTGGGGAACATCTCCCTTGGTGAGCCTCTCTGCCCAGCGCTCAGCTCTTCCTGGGCTCCCTCCCGCAGCTGGCAGAGTGGCTACACTCCCGGAGCATCCCGTTCGGGTGCCTGGTGCCCAAAGCTCCGCTGCAGAGCTCCTGGGTGgcaaagcagctctgcacacTCCCAGGGTACCTTCCTCAGCATGCCCCTGCGCTGTCGGGCATCCCACCCCCAGGGACAGGGTGCAGGTCGTAGGTCGTGGCCGCTCTCAGCGTGCCCCTCTTCTTGCAGAGCTCCAGGGGATGAGGAGGCCCAGGCGGAGAACCTGATCACCTCGAACGGTAAGGTCACCTGTCCCGTCCTGCGCGTGCTCTGCTGCCGCTTCTGCGTTACCCTCGCCTGCCTGTGGAGCACGCAGCTCTGGGCAGGCGCTGCGAAccgctctgctcttccctttgcagcaacaggagcacagaaagcagagaactgAACAAGAGCCATGCGGTGAGTCCCGGGGCTGCCACGGATCAGTCGAGGCCAGCATGTGTGGTGGCACTAGGGCTGTCGTGGCTGCAgtgctgggaaggaagggaggggcAGCCGGGGCTGTGTACAGGGGCAATGGTGGGGCTCCGAGTAGACCCCTTTGCTGGGACCGGGCAGCCCTTCATCTCCAGCATGGCACAGGGGCGAGTGCTGGTCGGGGCCGTGGCAGGGAAACATGCAGTGCTGGCAAGGTCCCCGGTGTCCTGTGCTCGGCAAGCCCCAGGCAACCCAGCGGGAAAAGGAAGCATCTGTCCGGATTTTCCCTTGCATTATTACACTTCCTCTCCTTGTGCTCCTCCACCCCaagggggttttatttttagggcCTCTAGAGAGCTGAGTGCAAGCCCCCTGGGGCATCTCGCTCCTTGCCCATAGTCAGAGTTGCCCTGAGCTCCGCATTCAGAGAGAGCGGAGGCCCGGAGCCCATGCTGGCCGGCAGGCAGTTTGCACTGCTGGTGGACGAGCCCCGTGCAGGGAAAGGCGGTGGCGGTGCTCCCAGCCTGACTCGCTGCTCTCCTTCGCACGCAGACCCAGAGACCCGAAGACAGATGCTCGGACCGCAGATGCCAGTGGTCTGCGAGGAAACTGAAATCGCAGCAACAGGTCCCTCTAAGGAGATGCGAAGCTGCTGTGTCTGTGTTACCCTCTGTACTTCAGCACCGGTTCTCTGTTTACTAACCCGACTAAACTCCACTCACCGTCCTCTCTGCCTCCAGTGCTGTGTAATGTTGATGTGAGATGATCATTACCTCCTAGGGCTAGTCGTTGCTGATGTTGTAATAGTGACTTTCTCTTCACCTTTCTCGTTCTGTGCGTGTGATTCGGGCTGTGTACAACTGGCAAGCGCTCCCTGGAACGGGAGCCGCAGGGCAGGGCGGCACGGGCCCAGGGGAGCCCcacgtcccccccccccccagagtcAGAGGCACTCAGCACGGCCTGCACGGTACTGTCTGCATGCCAGGCAGTGTCACTGGCGGGGGCTCGTGGTCCACCACCCCGGCTGGCTTCGGGCAGGGCTCGGGGACCAGTCCCGCAGCGCTCTGGGGGCCTGCCCAGCCTAAGCCTGGACCGCGCGTTGCAGTTTCAGCAATAACCCTCCTGTGCACACCCCCGGCCCGAAGGCAGCCACAGTAGGGGGCGAGCCAGGCAGGGACATCCCGCGGCTCCGCTTCCCTCAGTGGAGGCACTTGGGTGCTGGATTTAAGGCTGAAAGGAGCTCCCCTTTCTCGCCTGCTTGGCACTCCCTGTTTCTGTCCCTGGCTACGACCAAGCCATCAGTGTGGGTTGCTGCTTTAAAGGTG from Buteo buteo chromosome 9, bButBut1.hap1.1, whole genome shotgun sequence encodes the following:
- the FXYD6 gene encoding FXYD domain-containing ion transport regulator 6, giving the protein MEAVLIFLCSLLVPAAVADVATPEKEEDPFNYDYQSLRIGGLVFAVVLFTVGILLILSRRCRCSFNQKPRAPGDEEAQAENLITSNVRVALSSAFRESGGPEPMLAGRQFALLVDEPRAGKGGGGAPSLTRCSPSHADPETRRQMLGPQMPVVCEETEIAATGPSKEMRSCCVCVTLLMRFASQLTCFPRGAHSQSETPAGRHADTMGDEQAPEQGLDRFSYDYETIRNGGLIFAVVAFVIGLLIILSQRFHCGGKKKRRQGNEEDL